CCACTCCTCTCCTCTCAATGAAACACCATCAAACTGGTGCCAGAGTAATAGTTTTGAACAGAAGCCAATCTAAATGTCAACCTGGGGTTCCTCAGCCTAAGGCAGCCTCTATAGCAGAGGCCTCAGCCCCAGGGTTTTAAGCAGTGAGTTAAGTAAGACTTATAGAGTAGGTATGGCTCCCTAAATTCACTGTGGCAAACGTCTACTGATTTTCAAAGACTGGAGGTATGGAGGAAAGACCCATAGATCTCAGGATACCCAGACATGGCCTGGTACCTGAGACATTTAGTATATATAAGTGAGTGGGACGAGCTATAGAATAACAGCTAGGCCtcacaaatgaatatataaacgAAGGCTTGTCCAATCTACCTCTAGGCCTTAAGGATGAGGGTAGGATATATGCATATAGCCTGTTAGGAAGCCCAGCAAGAAGACTGTTGTCCCTTCAAAACCTAAGGCAAAAAAGTACAGGGAAGAGAAAGACTGGAGCATTTTCCTGAAACAAAATACAGGCCTACCCCAGCCCTCAGAACCTACATCTCCTCAGATTCCAGGCCTCAGGCACATGAGACAGAGAATTACATCTGGGCTCCTAGCCTCCCCTTAGCTCCAAATAAGGGCAGCAGTGTAAATGTGGGTGGGAGAGAAGGGATCATGAGACACAGTCATTAGCACCTGAACCACATCTCTTCCTAAACCAGAAATGCCAAGAGCAAAAAGAAATGAGTAAAGTGAGAGAGGGGTTGTGCTTCTGTCACATTAAATAGGagacagtgggggtggggaaaggtgTTTTCACATCAGGACATCTATCACTCTGGCCAAAGGGAGGGGTTATGATCAGCACAGCTTCACATGTTTCCCCCCTCTTCATTCATCCTGCTTCCGCTTAGGCTTTTTGGGGTTTCGGGACCGACTCTTGGCTTTGCACAGAGGGCATATAGGTGCATTCCGGTgaatttgctgatgacatgacaAGCAGGCCTGGTGAGGGAGCACAGGACAAAGAAAATTAGTGGTCAGATTTTTCTAGGCTTTGGCTCAGACTTCTAATACCCAGAGGCCCAGAAAGCAATCATGATTTCCCATCAGAAGATAATAGTAATCATTAAGATCCAAGTAGAGATCAGTGTTCTTAGAGACAATAGAAGATGAGAGTGAAGGATTAGAGTGATCAGATTAAAAGGGATGCTGAAAAAATGTCTGCAAAATGTGGAAATGATGCAAAATGAGGACTACATGTTCATTCAGCATTATACTAGAACACTGTTAACAGGTCCGTTCAAGGATTATTTAATTTCCTAGATTAGGATTTAGCAAAAATTTTCGGTAAAGGCcagatcattaaatattttagacttttttcATTATATGGTCTCagttaaaacaaaaactcaaCTGTTTTACATTAAAGAAACTATAGacaatacataaaaaaaatgtgtgcccataaatcatttaaaaaagcaGGTAGCAGTTCAGATTTGGACCATAGGCTATAGTTTGCTGGCCTCTACTCTAGGAAAATGTTTCTTTGGTTGATTGTTTACTGTTGATCAGATTCTGAGATGTTACCCTGATAAACTGCAAATGGTTTTTGCCCAATAGAGATGCAAATTagtcttttcaaaagaaaaggtaACCATAAAGATCACAGATTTATTTCCCTGTAGAACATGAACCAGTTCTGTATCTAACTTGGCAAATTTATGTCAGCATCCCTTTCTTTTgttgattatataaatatatgtttctcAAATGCTCTTGGAAGCTGTTTTGTAATTCTGTTGGCTCCCACATTTAATGACACATGCTCACTATATATTTGTGTAAAAGTTATACTTCTAAATTTAGAAAGTTGTACTTCAGCAAAAGCCTGAAAACCTCCCTGCATTCTGTTCCCTCTGAGATGAGGAACAACAAACCAGTAGGGCCAACAGAAcaactctttgtgtgtgtgccaAGCAAAGGCTGCTTAAGAAAGACCCAAAATAAATTAGACCAAAGTTCCAGACTCAGCATTCCATGTCCTTCCATAGGAAGATATTTTGCATCCTCCAAAGCCCCTCTCTAGCTCACTCACCTTCATAGGTGGAGGCTGTTGCCTGAAGGTAGCCGTCTGCCGAGTGTCCTGCTTCCTAGCCACTTGAAGTTGttgggcagcagcagctgcagcggCTAGGGACTCAGGGATGGGGGGCTCCTGAGGCTCTGTCTGccattctgctttctgcttctcaAAGTAACTTTGGAGATGAGAAACATTGGCTGGATCATTCTGAAAGCAAGGAGAACCTTGCCCCTCCTAAATACTCCATGGCACCGAACCAAGAGTTGGACTGTGGCTTACTCTAGAAAGTTCCTGTACCTTCCTTTGCACAAAGGTATTTTCCCTGGGTACCAGGCTTATTGTCTGTTAGGAATGGTAACCCTTCTGCTACTTGGCTCTGACAGACTCAGATGATAAAGAAATCTCAGGGATAGCAAGGTCATTAAAGAACATTTACTTCTATTCTCCATCCCATGATTATTTTCAGTATTCTTATTAAGTGTCCCCAGGTCTATGTGTATGGACTTGTAAGAATAGGAAGCTCACAACTTCCACAGACAATCTGCTCTACGTTTATGCTTCCTTTGACTGGGCTGAACTCTGTCTCCCTTTAAGGCAAGCCTACTTCTCCAAATCTtagattttgagatgaagtccCCAAGCTAGTCCCTGGACCAAGAAAATTAAGCCTTTTGTGTTTTCAAAGATTTATGAACACCCCTTCTAAACCCTGACTTAGAAAGTAACCCCTTAAGAGTCACAGAAAAGTCCTGTAttgtcaggctggggttgtggctcagtggtagagctgcttgcctagcacgtgtgaggccctaggttcgatcctcagcaccacacaaaaataaattaataaaataaaggtatctgtgaacatctacaactaaaaaaattaaatattaaaaaaagaaaagtcctgtATTGTCAAAATcacataaacaattttaaaagtaatctaGTAATTCTAGTCTAATCATCCTTCTTCAGGTGTAAGAGCCCACCACAGAGACTTgttcaaaatcataaaatgaatCGGCTACTGACAAACCCAAGCTCAGTATCCTGACTTTCAGGCCAGATTTTTGTGCctatgtgagtgtgtatgttcTTATGTGCTATGTTATAGGGACAAGGGCAGGCAGCTTACTCCAAGGAGAGCTTCTCCTCCTCTTCACACAAGTCAGGGAGCCTCTGCAGGCCCAGAGTCATGCGTAGGGCATCCACATGCTCCTTCAGTGGCTTATATTCATCATGCAGGCGCCGGGTAGACTCTAGCAGCTTGTTTAGGTCATTCTCAGATTGTTTGATAGTGTTTTCCATCTGCAAAGCAGAACAGGATaggcacagagaaaaaaagaccaaattcTCACAGACACTTTAAAACTGAGTGGATACTAGCACAGACTCTAGAGCCAGTCACATACTTTCTACAATGAATGgtcaagcctcagtttcttcatctctatGATGATGATAGTTTAATAGTGAACATGTCATGTAATCTTGGTGAAGATTCAATGGTCAAATTCATACAAAGCACTCAACACAGGGGCTAGAAGAACAAAGGCTCAATAAATGATAGTTATTGCTCAAACATATCATTTCAGAGCTGGATGGCTTTAGAATCTATTTTAGTTCACCTTACCACCATTTTGCAGGTCAGAGAACTGAGCCTTAGAGAGAAGAATGGACTTCTCTTAGGGAAATACTTCTTAAGACAAAGTATACATAAAATTTCGGGGCTTCTGTCTCTAAGACCAATGATCTTTCTCTAGAAAAGTCTCTAGATCAatggttttcaaaaaatattgttGCCAGATCATTAGCATTAGTATAATTCAGAAACTCAtgaatgcaaattctcaggctgCAACATAAATATATGGAGCTAGAAACTATGGGGTAGAGTTCAACAATATGTGTTTTAACAGGCCCTCCAGGTGACTCTGATGCTCAAGACTGAGATCCACTGTTCTAGATTTGCAGACCGTCTCAGGAAAATATCTTATTCATTTCACTGGCTCTGTATCCTTGATTAGCTGGCAGAAAAACTGTCAATTCCTCATTAGATCCAGAATCCTGTGATCTTTGACATAGAAAATTCCAAGTGCCTacctcatttatatttcttttaagatCTAAGGCTTGACAGCAGGAGGAAATAAGTATTGCTACATAAATGTGTTTCCAAAAAGCAGAAATTTAGCTCCTTCAAAtgtcaacttttaaaaagtaattattgtcATAGGCTCTAAGAATTGCAAAGGACCTTATAGATCAGTACCTCCAACTTTCTTCCTAGTGAAGGaatcatcagtacaccatcccTAATTCTGCATGAATAAtttcaaaagagagagaagcGTATCACTTTAGTAGTTAACTTTCCAATTTCCAAAGAGTCTCCAGGGAAGACACTCTAATGAGGGAGCCCCACCTTAGTAGGCAggcaaactttatttatttggtctgGTTGGAAGCTTTGGAGCACCTGGAGCTGTACTCCA
This window of the Urocitellus parryii isolate mUroPar1 chromosome X, mUroPar1.hap1, whole genome shotgun sequence genome carries:
- the Zc4h2 gene encoding zinc finger C4H2 domain-containing protein isoform X2 — protein: MADEQEIMCKLESIKEIRNKTLQMEKIKARLKAEFEALESEERHLKEYKQEMDLLLQEKMAHVEELRLIHADINVMENTIKQSENDLNKLLESTRRLHDEYKPLKEHVDALRMTLGLQRLPDLCEEEEKLSLEPACHVISKFTGMHLYALCAKPRVGPETPKSLSGSRMNEEGGNM
- the Zc4h2 gene encoding zinc finger C4H2 domain-containing protein isoform X1, whose amino-acid sequence is MADEQEIMCKLESIKEIRNKTLQMEKIKARLKAEFEALESEERHLKEYKQEMDLLLQEKMAHVEELRLIHADINVMENTIKQSENDLNKLLESTRRLHDEYKPLKEHVDALRMTLGLQRLPDLCEEEEKLSLDYFEKQKAEWQTEPQEPPIPESLAAAAAAAQQLQVARKQDTRQTATFRQQPPPMKACLSCHQQIHRNAPICPLCKAKSRSRNPKKPKRKQDE